The Saprospiraceae bacterium region AAATTACAGGACTCGATAGCCGACGAATTTTACCACAATACAGCCAAAAGCCTTTTCAGAATAATTTAGCAGAGGTCGAAAATCCGGATGTAGTTCTGTTTGCCGATACGTATGTCAAATACCACGAACCTTCCATTGGGTATGCGGCATTGAAAATTTTAAGTTCTCTGGGACTGAAAGTAGCAGTTTACAGCAAAGGATGTTGTCAAAGGCCTGCACTATCCAAAGGATTGCTGGAAGAGGCCAGAAAAAAAGGTAATGCAACCTTAACAGATCTCGAAGCATATTTGAAAAAACAAATTCCGCTTGTTGTATGCGAACCTTCATGTGCAACAGCTTTGAAAGATGATCTTCCGGATCTGTCGACAGATCCCAGGTTTATCCAATATGCAGATCACATATTTCAACTTGAAGATTTTTTGACTTCCCGTCAGGAATGGATCGATCAAATAAAGATCCGGCCAGGTGATTATCTGCTCCACGGGCATTGCCATCAGAAAGCCATGTTCACCACCAAATCGGTTCATCAACTTTTCGCGAAACAAACGAACGTTCGTTTGGAAGAATTGCAAACAGGCTGTTGCGGAATGGCAGGCTCCTTTGGTTATGAAAAAAAACACTACGATCTTTCAAAAGCCATTGCTGAAAGTGTATTGATTCCAGGTATCGTCACGAGCAATCCGGATAACCACATCATTGCCAATGGCTTCAGTTGCAGGCACCAGATTCAGGATCTTGCAAACAGACCGGCAAAGCATTGGGCCGAATATGTTGATTTATAAAATAGGACTTTTTCTATTTCGACCTCCCGATAAAATGTCCAGGATTATTTCTATTATGATGAGCAATTTCATATTATCGGGACGATCTTTTGGGCATTTGTGCATTTTAGAAATTGATCCATCCGGTCAATTTGCTTATCTTTAAGGATTATCCATTCTTTAATTATTTCGATTATGAAAAAATTTCCAGTTCAGCTGATCATTGGTCTGCAATTCATCTTCCTATCTACCGAGCTCTACGCTCAAACTCCCGATTGGATCTGGGCTAAGAGCGTTGGAGGATCGGGAAATGAGTTAGGAAATTCAATCGCCATCGATACAGAAGGAGATGGAAGTATTTACGTGGTCGGACCATTCCAGAATTCTGTAGATTTTGATCCGGGCCCAGGTGTGGAGACTCTTGTTTCCAAAGGTTTCTATGATTTATTTATTTTGAAATTAGACCGGCGTGGAAATTTTGTTTGGGTAAAAGGCATTGGCGGTAATCTTGGGAGTGATGTGGCTAAAGCAGTAGTATGCGATCCTTCTGGTAATGGAAATATTTTTATTACCGGCGATTTTATTGGGACAGTTGACTTTGATCCGGGAGCGGCCATTGCCAATTTATCTTCTGCTGGATCAAATGATAATTTTGTTCTTAAACTCGACAAGGATGGAAATTATATCTGGGCACGAGCAATAAGAGGTTCCAGCAACGCCGGAAGTAATTTCTTAGCCGTTGACCCAAATGGAAGCGGAAATATTTATGTCACCGGATTGTTTACCGGAACTGCCGATTTCGATCCCGGAACCGGTGTTTTCAATTTGAGTTCCAATGGCTCATTCGATATTTTTGTTTTAAAATTAAATGGCGAAGGTGATTTTGTTTGGGCCAGATCCGTTGGTGGAGATAATTTTGATGTAGCTTATCATCTGGCATTAGATACGATTAACGGTGGTCACATTTATTTGACAGGAAGGTTTCGCACCACCGTAGATTTTGATCCCGGAACCGGAACACATATGGTCACGGCATCTGGAGTCGACGATATTTATATTTTGAAACTAAACCAAAACGGAGATTTTGTCTGGGTAAATGATCTGGGAGGTATGGGATACGGCGAAGGAAATGCCCTGGTCGTTGATCAGCAAATTGATGGAGGATTATATCTCGCAGGAAGGATTGGTGGGGGAACGGTAGATTTAGATCCCGGAATGGGGGTTTATAATCTTAAATCAGTAGGAGTAACAGATTTGGTTGTCTGTAAATTTGACAAGAATGGAAATTTTTTATGGGCGAGTCAGATGGGCGGAACGGGTTCTGAAACCAATGCCACTGCTCTGGTTAAAAAAGGAGGACAATTGTATGTAGTTGGTTTCTTTTCCAATACGATCTACTTCAATAACAACAGTGCAAATGCAGCAATATCTGTAGGCAACACCGATGTTCTCCTTTTAAAATTGGATGATCTTGGAAATTTCAAATGGGCGAAAGAAATGGGTGGATTAGCGTATGACATTGGCTTGTCTATGGCCTTGGATGATCAGGGGATGCTCCATATCACCGGAGATTATTTTAGTAAATCCATTGCATGTGGCCAGGAAGAAATTTTTAATTTTGACAGTACTTCAATTACAGTCGATGTTTTTATTGCGAAATTGAATGCTAACCTTACGGCTACTGAAGATGATCAATCCGATCAGAAGATCTCTGTATACCCGAATCCAACAACAGACTTTATAAACATTCGTATAAATGATTTTCCAGAAACAGAATATCAAATCTGTCTCCTGAATTCACTGGGTGTTGTTGTCTACAATACTCGCTTTACGGTCCGTGAATTTCAATTGAATATGCAATTATTACCGGATGGCATTTACCATCTCAGAATTCATGAAAATGACCAATTCGATTGCATCAAAATATTGAAGGTATCAAATTAAAATTCATTGCAAATATTGATTCAGCGTAAAGCCGGGTAGACATATGCAGACCTGGCCCATTCTAAAACAAATAGTTAGTATATGTTGGAGCTTGGATAAAAAAAATAAAAAAAGCTGCCAACTCCTCTTTCCTGAATCAAGGCAGCTTTGATTTCTTCTACGAATTGAATCAATTATTGAGCCGGAGCTTTTTTAATTAATCCTCCCAGTAACGATCCGGCACCACCACCGATTAGCGAAATGATCAGGCCAATCAGGTTAAAACCCCCCTCGTCGCCACCACTTCCCAGCATTCCCAAAGCAGAAACCACCACCGGGAGCACATTCCCTCCGGCAGCACCGGCAATGAGGTTTCCAATCATACCTAAGCCGTTCTTTTTTAGCATGTTACCTAAATAACCGCCGCCAGCTCCGGCAACTGTGTTGATCAAAATTGAAGTCAAATCCATCGTTGTAAGTTTTGAAGGTGATAAAAGATTAACATAGCGAATCTAAGTCTTTTTAACAATTTATTTTCAAAAATCACTCACCACATCCCCCGTTATTCTGACAATTAACATGTGGGAAGCCTGTCTTTTCAAAAGGAAACATGAGATTATCCGCAGGTTTACATTAATTTGTAATTTCACAACTGAATTCCTTCAATCATGTCGAAAAACATCAGCCATTTATCAGGTCGGAAAGAGCTTCAGGAAAATTTGTTTGAAGATCTGGGAATCCGGGCCAACCAGAATCCTAATTTGAGCAAAGAAGAGATTCAAGCCCTGGCAGAAGAGTATCTTCTGGGAACTTCTACTCTTTTCGGCAGTCTGAGTTTCTACGATTTTACCAGGACATCGAATGCAGGAAAAGAAATTTACGTTTGCAATGGCTCCGCATGCCTGACCGCCGGTACTCAAAAAAAATTGGAGGAAGAAATTGAGAAATATTTTCCCAAATCGGCCATTGGAGAAATGTGTTGTTTAGGACGTTGCCATGAAAACAAAGCCTTTCACTACAAAGGCTCTAATTATTCGGGACAGGCTGAAGCAGAATTAGAAAAAATTCGTCAAAACCAAATAAAAATCAGAGATCGGTATCTTATTAAATCGACCGGTCGCGGATTGTTGACGCAAGATCCTCCGGACCATGATGCCCTACGCGAACAACTGTTAGTTTTGTTCAGCCATCCGGCCACCAGATGGATCGAAGAATTGAAACAATCGGGTTTGAGAGGCCGCGGGGGTGCGGGTTTTCCAATGTGGATCAAAATGGACAGCTGTTCGAAAATGCCGGGTCCCAGAAAATTCATCGTATGCAATGCAGACGAAGGAGATCCAGGTTCGTATAGCGACCGTTACCTGCTTGAGAATCAGCCTTATTTATTGTTATTCGGGATGATCGCCGCAGGATACATGGCCGGAGCAGATAGAGGAGTAGTCTATATCCGGGCAGAATACCCTGAATCTGTTGAAATCATGCAGGAAGCGGTAGAAACTTTCAGAAATTGGCGATTCACCGGAGAACAAATATTGGGCAGCGAATTCAGTTATGAATTTAAAGTCATTAAAGCTCAAGGAGCTTACATCTGTGGAGAAGAAACGGCTTTATTATCTTCAATAGAAGGGCAACGACCAGAAGTAAGAGTAAGACCTCCTTTCCCGGTGCAGGAAGGCTTGTTCAGAAAACCGACAGTTGTCAACAATGTTGAAACCCTGACTAATCTATTTGCAGTTGTGAAAGATGGCGGTGCTGCTTTTTCTTCAATTGGTACAACGAAATCTACAGGAACAAAACTGATCTCACTGGATGGTCATTTCAACAAACCCGGAATTTATGAAGTAGACATGGGTACCCCATTGAAAGAGGTGGTTTATCAGTTGGCAAACGGATTTAAAACTAAGGTTAAAGCGCTGCACATCGGCGGCCCATTGGGTGGCTTGGTACCCATTTCAAAAATTGACGACCTGACTGTTGATTTTGAATCTTTCGCAAGTCAGGGATTTATGTTGGGCCATGCTTCCGTTGTTTCTGTTCCCGATACCTTTCCAATGGTTTCATACCTCGAACATCTTTTTGCCTTTACGGCACATGAAAGTTGTGGCAAGTGTTTCCCATGCAGGTTGGGTTCGACCCGTGGAAAAGAAATGCTGCAAAAAGCGCAAGCCGATTCAAATTATAAGATTGACCGCGAACTCTTAATGGACTTATTGGATACCATGAAACGTGGATCTTTATGCGCACTCGGTGGAGGAATTCCACTTCCTGTCTACAATGCTTTACAGTATTTTGAGGATGAGTTGAAAGATTATCTGAATTAAATTTATTTGGTACTTATGCCTCCCATGCAGCAAGCCTTCATCATTGCCATGTGCAGATCAGCCTTTACCAAAGCAAAAAAAGGTGGTCTTCGATTTACACGATCTGATGACTTTGCTGCTCATATTGTAAAATCCCTGATCCACAAGATCCCGGGAATAGAAAATTACGTAGATGATTTAATTGTGGGTTGTGCTAACCCTGAAGGAGAGCAGGGCTTACAAATCGGAAGGCAAATTGCATTGAAAGCACTCGGCATAAAACTGCCCGGTATGACCGTCAACAGGTATTGCGCTTCGGGTTTGGAAGCCTTGGCTATCGCTACTGCAAAGATTCGAAGCGGAATGGGACATTGCTATATTGCCGGTGGAGTGGAAAGCATGAGCCTGATACCCATGGAAGGATACAAGTTGGCTCCCAATTACGAACTGGCTCTGGAACACCCCGATTATCTGGTTGGAATGGGCTTAACCGCAGAAGCTGTTGCACAAAAATATAAAATCAGTCGTGAAGATCAGGATGCCTTTGCCTTGCAATCGCATGCAAATGCAGCTGCAGCGCAGGATGCCGGAATTTTTGATCGTGAAATTGAAGCTGTAATCGTAGAAGAAAAAATTTTTGAAGAGGGAAC contains the following coding sequences:
- a CDS encoding thiolase family protein, translating into MQQAFIIAMCRSAFTKAKKGGLRFTRSDDFAAHIVKSLIHKIPGIENYVDDLIVGCANPEGEQGLQIGRQIALKALGIKLPGMTVNRYCASGLEALAIATAKIRSGMGHCYIAGGVESMSLIPMEGYKLAPNYELALEHPDYLVGMGLTAEAVAQKYKISREDQDAFALQSHANAAAAQDAGIFDREIEAVIVEEKIFEEGTLSSKQTRIDKDEGIRRDTNHASLAALKPAFAKNGSVTAGNSSQTTDGAAFLLVVSEELLQKLNLQALGRLISCSIAAVDPLYMGIGPCFAIPKALEQAGLKLSELDLIELNEAFASQCLAVIRETGLNPAIVNVNGGAIALGHPLGCSGARLAMTALNELQRRKQKYGLVTACVGGGQGIAAVLERL
- a CDS encoding NAD(P)H-dependent oxidoreductase subunit E; translation: MSKNISHLSGRKELQENLFEDLGIRANQNPNLSKEEIQALAEEYLLGTSTLFGSLSFYDFTRTSNAGKEIYVCNGSACLTAGTQKKLEEEIEKYFPKSAIGEMCCLGRCHENKAFHYKGSNYSGQAEAELEKIRQNQIKIRDRYLIKSTGRGLLTQDPPDHDALREQLLVLFSHPATRWIEELKQSGLRGRGGAGFPMWIKMDSCSKMPGPRKFIVCNADEGDPGSYSDRYLLENQPYLLLFGMIAAGYMAGADRGVVYIRAEYPESVEIMQEAVETFRNWRFTGEQILGSEFSYEFKVIKAQGAYICGEETALLSSIEGQRPEVRVRPPFPVQEGLFRKPTVVNNVETLTNLFAVVKDGGAAFSSIGTTKSTGTKLISLDGHFNKPGIYEVDMGTPLKEVVYQLANGFKTKVKALHIGGPLGGLVPISKIDDLTVDFESFASQGFMLGHASVVSVPDTFPMVSYLEHLFAFTAHESCGKCFPCRLGSTRGKEMLQKAQADSNYKIDRELLMDLLDTMKRGSLCALGGGIPLPVYNALQYFEDELKDYLN
- a CDS encoding T9SS type A sorting domain-containing protein, with amino-acid sequence MKKFPVQLIIGLQFIFLSTELYAQTPDWIWAKSVGGSGNELGNSIAIDTEGDGSIYVVGPFQNSVDFDPGPGVETLVSKGFYDLFILKLDRRGNFVWVKGIGGNLGSDVAKAVVCDPSGNGNIFITGDFIGTVDFDPGAAIANLSSAGSNDNFVLKLDKDGNYIWARAIRGSSNAGSNFLAVDPNGSGNIYVTGLFTGTADFDPGTGVFNLSSNGSFDIFVLKLNGEGDFVWARSVGGDNFDVAYHLALDTINGGHIYLTGRFRTTVDFDPGTGTHMVTASGVDDIYILKLNQNGDFVWVNDLGGMGYGEGNALVVDQQIDGGLYLAGRIGGGTVDLDPGMGVYNLKSVGVTDLVVCKFDKNGNFLWASQMGGTGSETNATALVKKGGQLYVVGFFSNTIYFNNNSANAAISVGNTDVLLLKLDDLGNFKWAKEMGGLAYDIGLSMALDDQGMLHITGDYFSKSIACGQEEIFNFDSTSITVDVFIAKLNANLTATEDDQSDQKISVYPNPTTDFINIRINDFPETEYQICLLNSLGVVVYNTRFTVREFQLNMQLLPDGIYHLRIHENDQFDCIKILKVSN